A region of Campylobacter armoricus DNA encodes the following proteins:
- a CDS encoding DUF305 domain-containing protein, with amino-acid sequence MKIKIIVSSLVLASALFAVNSHHAHHGASGNISAQIMASMHEPMMKNPLVQSNDIERDFLANMIPHHQGAIDSSKLLLEHTKSEEMKKIAQNIINAQEKEIQEFQEILDKNLYTKTQIDEETYKKFVQEEKELMQKMMLLMGAVKESKNINKDFLEGMIAHHQGAVDASKQILFYSKDKTITDIAKKIILDQEKEIQEFTNLLKYM; translated from the coding sequence ATGAAAATAAAAATTATAGTTTCAAGTTTAGTTTTGGCTAGTGCTTTATTTGCTGTAAATTCTCATCATGCTCATCATGGAGCTTCTGGAAATATTTCAGCTCAAATTATGGCAAGTATGCATGAACCTATGATGAAAAATCCTTTAGTGCAAAGTAATGATATAGAAAGAGATTTTTTAGCTAATATGATTCCACATCATCAAGGTGCTATTGACTCATCTAAACTTTTATTAGAGCATACTAAAAGTGAAGAGATGAAAAAAATCGCTCAAAATATTATCAATGCTCAAGAAAAAGAAATTCAAGAATTTCAAGAAATTTTAGATAAAAATCTTTATACAAAAACTCAAATTGATGAAGAAACTTATAAAAAATTCGTTCAAGAAGAAAAAGAACTAATGCAAAAAATGATGCTTTTAATGGGTGCTGTTAAAGAAAGCAAAAATATCAACAAAGATTTTTTAGAAGGTATGATCGCTCATCATCAAGGTGCAGTAGATGCTTCTAAACAAATTTTATTTTACTCTAAAGACAAAACTATTACTGATATTGCGAAAAAAATAATCTTAGATCAAGAAAAAGAAATTCAAGAATTTACGAATTTATTAAAATATATGTAA